From a region of the Myxococcus stipitatus genome:
- the uvrB gene encoding excinuclease ABC subunit UvrB produces the protein MPEFQIVSDHQPEGDQPRAIAELTEGVLRGDRYQTLLGVTGSGKTFTMANIIARVQRPTLVIAHNKTLAAQLYGEFKALFPNNAVEYFVSYYDYYQPEAYVPSTDTFIEKDSSINDNIERMRHSATHSLRTRDDVVIVASVSCIYGLGAARSYVDLAVRVDTGAEMGRDAFMRRLVEGQYERNDMDFHRGTFRARGDTVEVFPAYEEERAVRVSFFGDEVERITEFDPLRGVTLGTLDKIVIFPASHYVAGEDVRKLALKTIRDELTEQLQTFKREGKLLEAQRLEQRTLFDLEMIEQVGYCNGIENYSRHFSGRAPGEPPPCLIDYFPRNLLVLLDESHQTVPQIGAMYRGDRARKETLVNFGFRMPSALDNRPLKFGEFEELVPQAIFVSATPSEYELQKSQGVVVEQIIRPTGLTDPEVETRPVGNQVDDLLEEVRLRVSRNERVLVTTLTKRMAEDLTEYFADVGVRVRYLHSDIDAIERMAIIRDLRKGEFDVLVGINLLREGLDIPEVSLVAILDADKEGFLRSHVSLIQTIGRAARNVNGRVIMYADHVTDSMKKALDETTRRREIQRQYNKTHGITPRSVKSNITDLSEHSAYEAGDAGALPMAAEGEDDVLDSKEIKRLVEEYTKQMLAAAEEMQFEKAAEYRDRVQLLKDMDLGLKPASRSLLKAPPKAEDAEPPKRGRGGKGGRMSRARSRR, from the coding sequence ATGCCGGAGTTCCAGATCGTCAGTGACCATCAGCCCGAGGGCGACCAGCCCCGGGCCATCGCCGAGCTCACCGAGGGCGTGCTGCGTGGCGACCGCTACCAGACCCTCCTGGGCGTCACGGGGTCGGGCAAGACGTTCACCATGGCGAACATCATCGCCAGGGTGCAGCGGCCCACCCTGGTCATCGCGCACAACAAGACGCTGGCCGCCCAGCTCTACGGCGAGTTCAAGGCGCTCTTCCCGAACAACGCCGTCGAGTACTTCGTCTCGTACTACGACTACTACCAGCCCGAGGCCTACGTCCCGTCGACGGACACCTTCATCGAGAAGGACTCGTCCATCAACGACAACATCGAACGGATGCGCCACTCGGCCACCCATTCGCTGCGCACGCGCGACGACGTGGTCATCGTCGCCAGCGTGTCCTGTATCTACGGCCTGGGCGCGGCCCGCAGCTACGTGGACCTGGCCGTGCGCGTGGACACCGGCGCGGAGATGGGGCGCGACGCCTTCATGCGCCGGCTGGTGGAGGGCCAGTACGAGCGCAACGACATGGACTTCCACCGCGGCACCTTCCGCGCGCGCGGCGACACCGTCGAGGTCTTCCCCGCGTACGAGGAGGAGCGCGCGGTGCGCGTCAGCTTCTTCGGTGACGAGGTGGAGCGCATCACCGAGTTCGACCCGCTGCGTGGCGTGACGCTGGGCACGCTGGACAAGATCGTCATCTTCCCCGCCAGCCACTACGTCGCGGGCGAGGACGTGCGCAAGCTCGCGCTCAAGACCATCCGCGACGAGCTGACCGAACAGCTCCAGACCTTCAAGCGCGAGGGCAAGCTGCTGGAGGCGCAGCGGCTGGAGCAGCGCACCCTGTTCGACCTGGAGATGATCGAACAGGTCGGCTACTGCAACGGCATCGAGAACTACTCGCGGCACTTCTCCGGGCGCGCGCCGGGCGAGCCGCCGCCGTGCCTCATCGACTACTTCCCGCGCAACCTCCTCGTCCTGCTCGACGAGAGCCACCAGACGGTGCCGCAGATTGGCGCCATGTACCGCGGAGACCGGGCGCGCAAGGAGACGCTGGTCAACTTCGGCTTCCGCATGCCCAGCGCGCTGGACAACCGCCCGCTCAAGTTCGGTGAGTTCGAGGAGCTGGTGCCCCAGGCCATCTTCGTCTCCGCGACGCCGTCCGAATACGAGCTGCAGAAGTCCCAGGGCGTGGTGGTGGAGCAGATCATCCGCCCCACCGGCCTGACCGACCCGGAGGTGGAGACGCGCCCCGTCGGCAACCAGGTGGACGACCTGCTGGAGGAGGTGCGCCTGCGCGTCAGCCGCAACGAGCGCGTGCTGGTGACGACGCTCACCAAGCGCATGGCGGAGGACCTCACCGAGTACTTCGCCGACGTGGGCGTGCGCGTGCGCTACCTGCACTCGGACATCGACGCCATCGAGCGCATGGCCATCATCCGCGACCTGCGCAAGGGCGAGTTCGACGTGCTGGTGGGCATCAACCTGCTGCGCGAGGGCCTGGACATCCCCGAGGTGTCGCTGGTGGCCATCCTCGACGCGGACAAGGAGGGCTTCCTGCGCAGCCACGTCTCGCTCATCCAGACCATCGGCCGCGCCGCGCGCAACGTGAACGGCCGCGTCATCATGTACGCGGACCACGTCACCGATTCGATGAAGAAGGCGCTCGACGAGACCACGCGCCGCCGCGAAATCCAGCGTCAATACAACAAGACGCACGGCATCACCCCGCGCTCCGTCAAGAGCAACATCACCGACCTGTCCGAGCACAGCGCCTACGAGGCGGGGGACGCCGGCGCGCTGCCCATGGCGGCCGAGGGCGAGGACGACGTGCTCGACTCGAAGGAGATCAAGCGCCTCGTCGAGGAGTACACGAAGCAGATGCTGGCGGCGGCGGAGGAGATGCAGTTCGAGAAGGCCGCCGAGTATCGTGACCGCGTCCAGCTGCTCAAGGACATGGACCTGGGGCTCAAGCCCGCGTCGCGCTCGCTGCTCAAGGCGCCGCCCAAGGCGGAGGACGCGGAGCCGCCCAAGCGTGGCCGGGGTGGCAAGGGCGGGCGGATGTCGCGCGCCCGGAGCCGTCGGTAG
- a CDS encoding M20/M25/M40 family metallo-hydrolase, producing the protein MKHLLSLFVALSSVPALAQRVPLVTPAEKAASASIEPNVLRAHVRFLAHDLLEGRGPGTRGDALGQAYIAAQFEALGLEPAGADGTYFQPFELVSVTGHPQTLSVRAPSGVEELKFHEDFIAVSGVQEAESRLDASELVFVGYGIQAPEYAWDDFKGMDLRGKTLLILNNDPEDDPNLFAGRTRLWYGRWDYKYEQAAKVGAAGAIILHTTASAGYPWQVVQSSWTGEQFELPAASGPRLQVKAWMTEAATRRVVQMAGADLETLIASARSRDFRPVPLGVTVATRFANEVRRRPTANVLAMLPGSDAKWGGEVVLYSAHHDHLGRKEGGKPGEDVIYNGALDNAAGVSGMLAVAKAFRALPQPPRRSILFAAVAAEEQGLLGSQYLAEHPPVPPGRVAANINIDGANIHGRTRDITVIGLGKSNLDGVITALAKTQGRVVKADQLSDRGFFYRSDQFNFARRGIPAAYFGSGMDFVGRPEGWGRQRRETWEAQHYHQPSDELRPEWDWSGAVEDVRLFFLLGAHVARDPELPRWNKGDEFEAARLAALEALKAPRTPPSSEGASK; encoded by the coding sequence ATGAAGCACCTGCTGTCGCTCTTCGTCGCCCTGTCCTCGGTGCCCGCGCTCGCGCAGCGGGTGCCGCTCGTCACGCCCGCGGAGAAGGCCGCGTCCGCGAGCATCGAGCCGAACGTGCTCCGCGCGCACGTGCGCTTCCTCGCGCATGACCTGCTGGAGGGCCGAGGCCCCGGCACGCGTGGGGACGCCCTGGGGCAGGCCTACATCGCCGCGCAGTTCGAGGCGCTCGGCCTGGAGCCCGCGGGGGCGGATGGCACGTACTTCCAGCCGTTCGAGCTGGTGAGCGTCACGGGGCACCCCCAGACGCTGTCGGTGCGCGCGCCGTCGGGCGTGGAGGAGCTGAAGTTCCACGAGGACTTCATCGCGGTGTCCGGCGTGCAGGAGGCCGAGTCGCGGCTGGACGCGTCGGAGCTGGTCTTCGTGGGGTACGGCATCCAGGCGCCCGAGTACGCGTGGGACGACTTCAAGGGGATGGACCTGCGCGGCAAGACGCTGCTCATCCTCAACAACGACCCGGAGGACGACCCGAACCTCTTCGCGGGCCGCACGCGGCTCTGGTACGGCCGGTGGGATTACAAGTACGAGCAGGCGGCGAAGGTGGGGGCCGCCGGCGCCATCATCCTCCACACCACCGCGAGCGCGGGCTATCCGTGGCAGGTGGTGCAGTCCTCGTGGACGGGCGAGCAGTTCGAACTGCCCGCCGCGTCCGGGCCGCGCCTGCAGGTGAAGGCGTGGATGACGGAGGCCGCCACGCGCCGGGTCGTCCAGATGGCCGGGGCGGACCTGGAGACGCTCATCGCCTCCGCGCGCTCGCGCGACTTCCGTCCGGTGCCGCTCGGCGTGACGGTGGCCACCCGCTTCGCCAACGAGGTGCGGCGCCGGCCCACCGCCAACGTGCTGGCCATGCTCCCCGGCTCCGACGCGAAGTGGGGGGGCGAGGTGGTGCTCTACAGCGCGCACCACGACCACCTGGGCCGCAAGGAGGGCGGCAAGCCCGGCGAGGACGTCATCTACAACGGCGCGCTCGACAACGCGGCGGGCGTCTCCGGCATGCTGGCGGTGGCGAAGGCCTTCCGCGCGCTGCCCCAGCCGCCCCGGCGCTCCATCCTCTTCGCCGCCGTGGCCGCGGAGGAGCAGGGGCTGTTGGGCTCGCAGTACCTCGCGGAGCATCCCCCCGTGCCCCCGGGGCGGGTGGCCGCGAACATCAACATCGACGGCGCCAACATCCACGGGCGCACCCGCGACATCACCGTCATCGGCCTGGGCAAGTCCAACCTGGATGGCGTCATCACCGCGCTGGCGAAGACGCAGGGCCGCGTGGTGAAGGCGGACCAGCTGTCGGACCGCGGCTTCTTCTACCGCTCCGACCAGTTCAACTTCGCCCGCCGGGGCATCCCCGCCGCCTACTTCGGCAGCGGCATGGACTTCGTGGGCCGGCCCGAGGGCTGGGGCCGCCAGCGGCGCGAGACGTGGGAGGCGCAGCACTACCACCAGCCCTCCGACGAGCTGCGCCCGGAGTGGGACTGGTCCGGCGCGGTAGAGGACGTGCGCCTGTTCTTCCTGCTGGGAGCCCACGTGGCGCGCGACCCGGAGCTGCCCCGCTGGAACAAGGGGGACGAGTTCGAGGCCGCCCGCCTGGCGGCCCTGGAGGCGCTGAAGGCCCCTCGCACGCCCCCGTCCTCGGAGGGCGCCTCGAAGTAG
- the cysS gene encoding cysteine--tRNA ligase yields the protein MTPPPIRLFNTMSMQKELLEPAVPGCVGVYVCGPTVYSYIHIGNARTFTSFDVVVRYLRYRGYTVRYVRNFTDVDDKIIKAAHETGEAPVALAQRFVDRFREDAGALHLVEPDVAPKVSDHIPEIIAIIQKLVDKGFAYASQGDVYFSVSADADYAKLSKRNLDDLCVGERVQPGDQKREPLDFALWKAAKPGEPSWESPWGPGRPGWHIECSAMSEKYLGETFDIHGGALDLIFPHHENEIAQSESAHGQQFAKYWMHCGFLDLEGAKMSKSLGNVVRLRDALEKVDAEALRFFFLSTHYRHPLSFSDKALADAEARMEYFYETLRKVDERVGGKDFGKGPLHGEPHRFLSEFECAMDDDFNSAGGLGALSGLFGLMNELADKPPVKDKALVGRTLQALRDDVRKASGVLGLFEDAPSAWLLRRRERAVRERGIDVAEVERLLGERAAARAAKDFAAADRVRATLKEKGVEIMDTAAGTTWKVAAPPA from the coding sequence GTGACCCCCCCACCCATCCGGCTCTTCAACACCATGTCCATGCAGAAGGAACTGCTGGAGCCCGCCGTCCCGGGGTGTGTGGGAGTCTATGTCTGTGGGCCCACGGTCTACAGTTACATTCATATCGGGAATGCTCGTACCTTCACGTCCTTCGACGTGGTGGTCCGCTACCTGCGCTACCGGGGCTACACGGTGCGCTACGTCCGCAACTTCACGGACGTGGACGACAAGATCATCAAGGCGGCGCACGAGACGGGCGAGGCGCCGGTGGCGTTGGCGCAGCGGTTCGTGGACCGCTTCCGCGAGGACGCCGGGGCGCTGCACCTGGTGGAGCCGGACGTGGCGCCCAAGGTGAGCGACCACATCCCGGAGATCATCGCCATCATCCAGAAGCTGGTGGACAAGGGCTTCGCCTACGCGTCGCAGGGCGACGTGTACTTCTCCGTCAGCGCGGACGCGGACTACGCGAAGCTGTCCAAGCGCAACCTCGACGACCTGTGCGTCGGTGAGCGCGTGCAGCCGGGCGACCAGAAGCGCGAGCCGCTGGACTTCGCGCTGTGGAAGGCGGCCAAGCCCGGGGAGCCCTCCTGGGAGAGCCCCTGGGGCCCGGGCCGTCCGGGCTGGCACATCGAGTGCTCCGCGATGAGCGAGAAGTACCTCGGGGAGACGTTCGACATCCACGGCGGCGCGCTGGACCTCATCTTCCCCCACCACGAGAACGAGATCGCGCAGAGCGAGTCCGCGCACGGCCAGCAGTTCGCCAAGTACTGGATGCACTGCGGCTTCCTCGACCTGGAAGGCGCGAAGATGTCCAAGTCGCTGGGCAACGTGGTGCGCCTGCGCGACGCGCTGGAGAAGGTGGACGCGGAGGCCCTGCGCTTCTTCTTCCTGTCCACGCACTACCGCCACCCGCTCAGCTTCTCCGACAAGGCGCTCGCCGACGCCGAGGCGCGCATGGAGTACTTCTACGAGACGCTGCGCAAGGTGGACGAGCGCGTGGGCGGCAAGGACTTCGGCAAGGGGCCGCTGCATGGCGAGCCGCACCGCTTCCTCTCCGAGTTCGAGTGCGCGATGGACGACGACTTCAACTCGGCGGGGGGGCTCGGCGCGCTCTCCGGCCTGTTCGGCCTGATGAACGAGCTGGCCGACAAGCCCCCGGTGAAGGACAAGGCGCTCGTCGGCCGCACGCTCCAGGCGCTGCGCGACGACGTGCGCAAGGCGTCCGGCGTGCTGGGCCTCTTCGAGGACGCCCCCTCCGCGTGGCTCCTGCGCCGCCGCGAGCGCGCCGTGCGCGAGCGCGGCATCGACGTGGCGGAGGTGGAGCGCCTGCTCGGTGAGCGGGCCGCCGCGCGCGCCGCCAAGGACTTCGCCGCCGCCGACCGGGTCCGCGCGACGCTGAAGGAGAAGGGCGTGGAAATCATGGATACCGCCGCGGGCACCACGTGGAAGGTGGCCGCTCCCCCGGCGTAG